The Bacteroidia bacterium sequence CAATTGCTTTGTGAGTTGGGAGGGTTGGAACTTCTTGGCAAAATTAAGGCTTTTTGATACGCTTTCCTTTGTGGCTGCCGAATCAGAAAATGTATTTTCTATCGCGTGGGCAAGTTCTTCCGGGTTATCCGGATCAACGTAGCGCGAATAGGGCCCGCCTACTTCAGGAAGTGAGGAACGGTTGCCGGTAATGACGGGCGTTTGACTCGCAATCGCTTCCAGCACTGGAATGCCGAAACCTTCATAAACGGAGGGATAAACAAAGGCTGCCGCCTGCTGGTACAGCGCAGGAAGATCCGAAGCCGGAACATCATGAAGAAAATATACCTGGCCCGTTAAGTTGTATTTCAGTACGAAATCCCGGACCTTTTGGAGATATTGCTTTTGTCCTCTGCCTACCACAACCAGCGGTATTTCCTGCCGGCCCTTTAGAATTTGCAGCGCCTTCACCACGGTAAGAAGCCGCTTTCTTTCTATAACGGAACCCACATATAAAATGAAATCCGCAGGAATCCGATATTTTTTCAGAATTGAATTTCGAAACAGTTCACTTGTTTTTTCGTAAAAAACCGGGGAACAACCCTGGTAAATCACTGTGATTTTAGCCGGATCTGTTTTATAAAATCTTACAATATCCGCCTTGGTACTTTCACTCGTTGCGATAATCCGATCAGCAGTTTTGCAACTCAGTCGCGATTTCATGTCGTAGATATTCCGGTCCAGGGTTCCATACTGCAATGGAAAATATTTGAATATAAGGTCATGGATCGTAACGATTCCGGGAATTCCGGCACGGGGAAAAGTGAAGGGAAGTTCATTGCTCAGTCCATGATAAAGTTGCAGGCCGCTTGCCGCTAAATCCTGCCAAATTCCGAAGGATCGCCAGAAAAACCTGCCGCCCCACTGTGGCTGATGAATCTTAATATTCCCGGGAAGAGGCGCTGCCCCGGCCGGGAGAGATGGCGTAAAAAGATGATATTGATGGTCAGGATAATGGGCTGCCAGATTTTGAACCAATGTACGGCTGTAGTTTCCGAGTCCGGTCCGGTTATGAAAAAACCGTTTGGCGTCAAATCCGATATTCAAGTAAGCTCCATTTAAACTGCCAGGTTATATTCCCGCAAGGCCTGGTTGAGGCTCGTTTTGCGGTCAGTAGATTCTTTGCGCTGGCCAATGATCAATGCGCAAGGCACCTGGTATGTCCCCGCGGGAAATTCCTTGGGCATTGTTCCGGGAATTACAACAGCGCGCGGAGGCACCATACTCCGGTGCTCCACAGGTTCCTTTCCTGATACATCAATTATCCTGGTGGATGCGGTGATTACCACATTGGCTCCGAGAACGGCTTCCTTTCCGATTCTCACGCCCTCTACCAGAATGCAGCGGGAACCTATAAAACAGTTGTCCTCAATGATTACGGGCGCAGCCTGCACCGGTTCCAGCACACCTCCAAGGCCCACACCTCCGCTCAGGTGTACATCCTTTCCTACCTGCGCGCATGAGCCAACCGTAGCCCAGGTGTCTACCATCGTTCCGCTATCCACGTAAGCTCCTATGTTAATATAAGAAGGCATCATCACCACGCCTTTTGCTACATACGAGCCGTAGCGTGCAATAGCATGGGGCACCACCCTCACTCCCAGTTCCTGGTATCCTGTCTTCAAAGGAATTTTATCATGAAACTCAAAAGGCCCAACCTCTATTTTTTCCATTTGCTGCAAAGGGAAAAACAGGATCACGGCTTTCTTCACCCATTCATTTACCTGCCATTCTCCGCCAGCCGGTTCAGCCACCCGAAGTTTTCCTTTATCAAGTTGATTTATTACTGCCCGGATGGCTTCCTTTGTTTTTTCTTCCTTTAGCAGGTCGCGGTTTTCCCATGCATTTTCTATCAGTTCCTTCATTTCTGCTTTTTAATATTTAAGCGTATTTAATTATTTAGCTTTTTAATTAATTAAAACTTAAACCGGAGCACACCAACGGCAAGGGAAATATGAGGATTTTCATCCTCCACCAGCGTCAGCACATCTCGTGTGGAGATGCCGGCCTCCCAATTGTCTGCCACATTGAAACGGAAACCAAAGGGTACACTGCTGCCGAAACTGCCTCCGGTAGAGAACCCGGAAGAAATAATGAACCAGCTAACGGGGGCAAAATCTCCGCCTATGCTCACCCAGGGTTTTAGCTGGCTGAAAGGCACCTCATTGAACGGAAGAATAAAATCAACACCCACCTCCAGCATGTCAGAAAACTTGTAGCTGCCGCCCACCCGGAGATGCGTGGGGAGGCTTTCCTGCACTTTTGAAATTGTATCACGGCTCCATAAACTATCCCGGCTTACGGCTTCAATGGCTTCATTAAAAATATTGGCATTGTTAAAACCATTAGAACGAATGCTCGTGAGAAAGGTATCCTGTAATTTAAACAAATCGCCTTTATAGGTCATTTGCCCGATTTCATTGACGGAGGCACCAATCGTCAGCTTTTCCTTCACTTTTATGGAAGCGCCTATATCAATGCCGAAACCGCTGCCAATGGCTTCCTCGTTGTGAAGCAACCGCAAAGCAACGTCTTCCTCCAATTCAAATGGATTGGCCAGGCCACCAAAAGCGGTGAGTTCTCCATCCCTGGCCCGCACATCTACATAGGCATACGAGAGGACATATTTGGCGCCCACCCCGGCAAAAAGCGAAAAGTCTTCGTCCCCGAAAATCTTGCGCCCATAAGCAGCATGAAATTCCCGCGCCCAGCCAAAACTGATGCGGCTGTCATCGGCAAGTTCTGACAAACGCTTCCGGTTTCCCTGGCTTGCATAGCCGACTGTATCAAAATTCTGGCTTACCACGGAATCAAAGTAAGGTGCGTTGTAGCCTCGGAAGAATATCTCGGCCATCGTCTGGTTCAGCTTAAAATTTCCAGACAACCGCTCCCTTACACCAATCGCCAGACCACCAAATCCTTTGGATTGAAAAGACAGGGAAATTATATTTATGTCGCCCCCTACTGCATTTAAACTGTTCCCATATTTATCAGCAAATCTTTTTTTGCTGGAATAGCTGAATACGGTATCCAGGCCCAAATTGCTTTCTTCCCGGGTGAGGTCGTAAAGCTCCTGCCGGGTAACTGCCGTGGAGAAAAGCGAAACTCCGAACTCTGCAATGCCAAGGCTGAATCGTTTCTTAGTCTTCCAGCCCAGGTTGGAAGGATTGATGCCGAGGGACTGATAATCAGTAACAAAAGTGGTGGCTACTCCACCCCGGCCTGCGGCTGAAAATACGCTGCCTTCGGTTTGTGCCAGGGCAGGCAAACAAGCAATGACTGCCGTACAGAGAGAAAGTATCAGTTTATTCATAGGGGCGAATTTGAAGAATTTGTGGCGATTCCTGCTTACTGAGGGGCTTATTAATTGAATTTATCTGCCATCAGCCGGATTTCGATGGGGACGGCAATTTTCTCATACAGAATATGATATACTGCAGTGAGAATAGGCATTTCTACCTTGTAATTTTCATTTAATTCAAACAATGGTTTTACCGCATAATATCCTTCTGCCACCATATCCATCTCGATCTGTGCATGTTTTACGCTGTAGCCTTTGCCGATCATGATGCCGAAAGTTCGGTTGCGGCTGAACTGGGAATAGGCCGTTACCAGCAAATCGCCCAGATAGGCAGAATCCAGGATATTTCTCTTGTGCGGATACACGGCATTCAGCATCGCTTCAATTTCCTTCATGGCATTTGCAATGAGCACCGCCTGGAAATTATCGCCATAACCCAGCCCGTGGCATATCCCGCTTGCAATGGCACAAACATTCTTCAGCACGGCCGCCAGCTCTGTACCTTCAATATCTTCGCTCACTGTACTGGTTATAAAACGGCAGTTAAACAAAGCCGCTGTTTCCTGCGCTACGGCTAAATTTTTTGACGCAAATGTGAGGTAGGAGAGTTTTTCACCGGCAACTTCTTCGGCATGGCAGGGACCGGTAATAGCCACCAGCCTGTTTTCATCCACTTTATATGATTCATTTAAATATGTGGAAATAAGCTGTTTCTTGCCCGGCACCATTCCTTTAATGGCTGATACGATGACTTTACCATCCAACTCCGCGGGTGCCAGCTTCTGAATGGTTTTGAGGAAATAAAATGATGGCACACAGAATACCACAACTTCCGCTTTTTTCACAACCTCTGAAACGTCAGTACTGATCGTTAACTGCTGTATCGGCAAATGCACTGCGCTGAGGTAATGCGGATTATGGCCGTGATCGCTGACGAACTCCGCCATTTCCTCCCGCCTGATCCACCACCTCACCTGGAGGCCTTTCAGGGTAAGTACTTTTACAATGGCGGTTGCCCACGAGCCGTTGCCTACTACTGCTACGGTTGTGCTGTTGCTATCGCGAATTCCCTTCTTTTTCAATTTCTACTTTTTGTCCGTCCTTCAATATGCGGGTTACGGTTGCATACGGCCCTGCAATAATTACATCCTTGTCAGCCAGTCCCTCTATAACCTCGATAAACTCATCATCCTGCACTCCTGTTTTGATCATCTGCCTTTTCGCTTCTCCATCCTCAAAGCGGTAAACGATTTCTTGCCTATTCTGCCGCATCGCTACCTTTTTATCCTGGCCCTTTTCTTCAGACTCGCCATCGTCTTTCGTCATTTCATCAGGAATATATGTGGTAACTGCCATGATGGGTACGGTGAGGATGTTCTCCTTTTTAGCTGTCTGAATGTCCACTACTGCTGACATTCCTGGCATAAATGGCGAATTTTCAGAATGTTGTGTATCCACGAGGTGTGCATAGCTCCGGGCGAGTACCAGTATTTTTACTTCAAAATTCGTTACCTGATCCAGAGACATTCCTTCCGTCTGTGCAGAGTTTGCAATTTCTGAAACTACCCCGGTAAACTGCTCATCAGGAAAGGCATCCACCTCAATTATTGCGGTATCTCCTTTTTGTACACGGATAATATCATTTTCATTTACATCTACTTTTACTTCCATTGCGCCAAGCTGTGAAACGCGCATCATTTCCGTACCCTGCATCTGCGTGGTTCCCACCACCCGCTCGCCTGATTCTACTGCCAATAAAGTAACTGTTCCGGATACCGGTGCATAGATAGTAGTTCTCTTCAGGTTGTCCTGCGCTTCTCTCATCCCGGCCTCAGCATTCTTCACCATGTATCCGGCAGCGCTCACGGCCTCTTTTGCAGCCTGAAGTTGAGCTTTGGAAATTTCATAATCCGCTTCGGCAGTCTCAAACTCGGACTGCGAAATGGCATTTTGCTCAATCAGTTTTTTGTTGCGGTTATAAGTAAGCTCACGATTGCGAAACTGCGCTTCCTGTTGGGCAAGCTGGGCCCGTGCGCTGGCAAGGTTTGCCAGTGCATTGTTTACGCTGGCCCTGGTCCTTTCCACATTTGACTGGTAAATATCAGGATTGATGCGCACCAGCAATTGGCCTTTCTCTACCTGCTGGCCTTCTATTACCGGGAGTTCGATAATCTCACCGGAAACATCAGCAGAGATCTTTACCTCGGTGGCCGGCTGAAGCTTGCCACTGGCCATTACGGTTTCTATGATGGTACGAACCTGCACAGTATCCAGTTCTACTTCTACGGCATCACCATCTCCGATCACGCCAGTTCTTTTAAGAACCAGCGCCAGCACGATGAGCAGCACCAGCGGGATCAAAATTTTCCAGAGCAGACTTGAATTTTTCGTTGCCATTAAAATTATTGTAATGTGATTGGCTTTCCGAGGTAAAAGTCGAATATCTTGGTTCGGAAGAGATATTCGTATTTCGCCTGGAGAAAATCTGCCTGACTGGTGACGAGATCATTTTGCATGATATTCCAGTCAAAAGAACTGAGGAGTCCTTCATCAAACCGAACCTGGGACTGGCGCATCAGTGCTTCCTGTGCCAGGTACTGGTTTCGTGCAGCCACATACTTCCTGAAAGAGAGCCGCATATCATTGTAGGCCTGGTAAATTTTATTCTTCGCATCCACCACAATCTGGTCATATTCAAGTTCCGCCTGGCGCCTGTTGATCTGGGCCATTTGCATGTTATATCGAACCTGGAGATTATTGAATATGGGCACGGAAAGGGAGAATCCCACAGATTGGCCAAAGTTATCCGCAAGCTGATTACCGAAACCTGATGTGACCAGAGCTACATCCGGTGCTTCTGTTACCACATATTCTGAGGAGCCCAGCACCTGGCCGATCGTATCGGTTCTTACTCCGAGTATATCAATGTCCCGCGCATTAGAAGAATAGCCGGAGTTTAGCGAGAGATTGAGGAAAAGGCGCGGGTACAGCCCTGCCTGAGCCGCCTTAAAGCTGTGGAATGCCGCGATTTCCTGAAACGAGGCTGCCTGCACCTCCGGTTGCCGGGCTACCGCATTTTCCCATACTTCAGCTATATCCGCTTCCTCAAAAGGATCAAGCGAATCCGGGATCTCTGTCCGCACCAGCTCTATCTCGCGGGAGAGATCCATATTAATGTAGCGTTTCAGGCTAAGCAGGCCCTGTTCGCGATTGGCCTGCGCCTCCACGAGGAGCGATTCATTGGTGCTTAGCGTAGCCTTTAGCTCCAGCTCACGCACCGGGTTTTCGCTGCCTGCCCTGATTCGGACCATTGCCTGATCCAGCAGATATTGTGTGCTTTCCAGTTGTTTCGTTAGCCTGTTCTCCTGCTCGTGGCTCATTAGCACCTGAAGATACATGGAAACCACATCCAGCATAATGGTCTGCTCCAGGTCTTGCAGGGTATATTCTCCACTGATATAAGCATTCTTACTTTGCCGCAGATTATGGAGGTTGCTCAATCCATTGAACAGGATGAGATCGGAATTCAGCGAGAAAAAATTGGTTTGGATGCGCTCCGTTACATAGAGATTTGTCAGCGGGTCAATGGTTCGTCCGAAGTTGTAGTTGTGACGGCCATTGGCATTGAGCGTAGGCCAATAGTTGGCATAGCCCCGTTTCACGTCCCACTCGTTTCGCTCCAGGTTCAACGCACCCTGCTGAAGGGTAATGTTGTTTTCCAGCGCAAAATCAATTGCCTCCTGAAGAGAAAGCCGTTCTTGCGCAACTGCCGGAGGACCAAAAACAAGGAGACAAATGAAAATGGCAGCCGTCCGCAGGAAATAAAGGTATTGCATGGTTGATTGAAAAATTGTGGGCGAAGTTAATACTTGTATTATTTAGCAAAAGTTCCAAAGGCGAGGGCGGGAAGTTCTGCAATGGTTCTTTTATCAAATCTTAAAAAATGTAAAAAATCATGGAAGCGATTTTTACCCAAGGCTATTACGCACCCTATATTTGACGGATGAAAATGCCTTTTGTCTTGCTGCTTCTTTTTCTGCTGTTGTCATCCTGTTCTCCTCACGGTGACCCTGTAACGAAAGAAATGTACGGCAGTGCATGGCCATTTACGGTAGAGGAAGGCCACCTGGAGTGTCTTTCATATGCCGTGCTTTTTCATGCTGACGGGAAAACTTACCTTCTCCAGGGCGACCCTGGCAGAATCAGGGAAGAAATGGCTGGTGAACCACTACACGACCTGGGCGAGATTTGGCGAAGACAAGATGCAATCGGTGATACCTGGTCAGCCAATATGCCACTGGATACATTGATCGCTTCTTGTAGTGAAACAGTGAGCAG is a genomic window containing:
- a CDS encoding efflux RND transporter periplasmic adaptor subunit encodes the protein MATKNSSLLWKILIPLVLLIVLALVLKRTGVIGDGDAVEVELDTVQVRTIIETVMASGKLQPATEVKISADVSGEIIELPVIEGQQVEKGQLLVRINPDIYQSNVERTRASVNNALANLASARAQLAQQEAQFRNRELTYNRNKKLIEQNAISQSEFETAEADYEISKAQLQAAKEAVSAAGYMVKNAEAGMREAQDNLKRTTIYAPVSGTVTLLAVESGERVVGTTQMQGTEMMRVSQLGAMEVKVDVNENDIIRVQKGDTAIIEVDAFPDEQFTGVVSEIANSAQTEGMSLDQVTNFEVKILVLARSYAHLVDTQHSENSPFMPGMSAVVDIQTAKKENILTVPIMAVTTYIPDEMTKDDGESEEKGQDKKVAMRQNRQEIVYRFEDGEAKRQMIKTGVQDDEFIEVIEGLADKDVIIAGPYATVTRILKDGQKVEIEKEGNSR
- a CDS encoding NAD(P)H-dependent glycerol-3-phosphate dehydrogenase; the protein is MKKKGIRDSNSTTVAVVGNGSWATAIVKVLTLKGLQVRWWIRREEMAEFVSDHGHNPHYLSAVHLPIQQLTISTDVSEVVKKAEVVVFCVPSFYFLKTIQKLAPAELDGKVIVSAIKGMVPGKKQLISTYLNESYKVDENRLVAITGPCHAEEVAGEKLSYLTFASKNLAVAQETAALFNCRFITSTVSEDIEGTELAAVLKNVCAIASGICHGLGYGDNFQAVLIANAMKEIEAMLNAVYPHKRNILDSAYLGDLLVTAYSQFSRNRTFGIMIGKGYSVKHAQIEMDMVAEGYYAVKPLFELNENYKVEMPILTAVYHILYEKIAVPIEIRLMADKFN
- a CDS encoding DUF5723 family protein, which encodes MNKLILSLCTAVIACLPALAQTEGSVFSAAGRGGVATTFVTDYQSLGINPSNLGWKTKKRFSLGIAEFGVSLFSTAVTRQELYDLTREESNLGLDTVFSYSSKKRFADKYGNSLNAVGGDINIISLSFQSKGFGGLAIGVRERLSGNFKLNQTMAEIFFRGYNAPYFDSVVSQNFDTVGYASQGNRKRLSELADDSRISFGWAREFHAAYGRKIFGDEDFSLFAGVGAKYVLSYAYVDVRARDGELTAFGGLANPFELEEDVALRLLHNEEAIGSGFGIDIGASIKVKEKLTIGASVNEIGQMTYKGDLFKLQDTFLTSIRSNGFNNANIFNEAIEAVSRDSLWSRDTISKVQESLPTHLRVGGSYKFSDMLEVGVDFILPFNEVPFSQLKPWVSIGGDFAPVSWFIISSGFSTGGSFGSSVPFGFRFNVADNWEAGISTRDVLTLVEDENPHISLAVGVLRFKF
- a CDS encoding TolC family protein, whose translation is MQYLYFLRTAAIFICLLVFGPPAVAQERLSLQEAIDFALENNITLQQGALNLERNEWDVKRGYANYWPTLNANGRHNYNFGRTIDPLTNLYVTERIQTNFFSLNSDLILFNGLSNLHNLRQSKNAYISGEYTLQDLEQTIMLDVVSMYLQVLMSHEQENRLTKQLESTQYLLDQAMVRIRAGSENPVRELELKATLSTNESLLVEAQANREQGLLSLKRYINMDLSREIELVRTEIPDSLDPFEEADIAEVWENAVARQPEVQAASFQEIAAFHSFKAAQAGLYPRLFLNLSLNSGYSSNARDIDILGVRTDTIGQVLGSSEYVVTEAPDVALVTSGFGNQLADNFGQSVGFSLSVPIFNNLQVRYNMQMAQINRRQAELEYDQIVVDAKNKIYQAYNDMRLSFRKYVAARNQYLAQEALMRQSQVRFDEGLLSSFDWNIMQNDLVTSQADFLQAKYEYLFRTKIFDFYLGKPITLQ
- a CDS encoding 2,3,4,5-tetrahydropyridine-2,6-dicarboxylate N-succinyltransferase; the protein is MKELIENAWENRDLLKEEKTKEAIRAVINQLDKGKLRVAEPAGGEWQVNEWVKKAVILFFPLQQMEKIEVGPFEFHDKIPLKTGYQELGVRVVPHAIARYGSYVAKGVVMMPSYINIGAYVDSGTMVDTWATVGSCAQVGKDVHLSGGVGLGGVLEPVQAAPVIIEDNCFIGSRCILVEGVRIGKEAVLGANVVITASTRIIDVSGKEPVEHRSMVPPRAVVIPGTMPKEFPAGTYQVPCALIIGQRKESTDRKTSLNQALREYNLAV
- a CDS encoding DUF2511 domain-containing protein; translated protein: MKMPFVLLLLFLLLSSCSPHGDPVTKEMYGSAWPFTVEEGHLECLSYAVLFHADGKTYLLQGDPGRIREEMAGEPLHDLGEIWRRQDAIGDTWSANMPLDTLIASCSETVSSEQ
- a CDS encoding glycosyltransferase family 1 protein produces the protein MNIGFDAKRFFHNRTGLGNYSRTLVQNLAAHYPDHQYHLFTPSLPAGAAPLPGNIKIHQPQWGGRFFWRSFGIWQDLAASGLQLYHGLSNELPFTFPRAGIPGIVTIHDLIFKYFPLQYGTLDRNIYDMKSRLSCKTADRIIATSESTKADIVRFYKTDPAKITVIYQGCSPVFYEKTSELFRNSILKKYRIPADFILYVGSVIERKRLLTVVKALQILKGRQEIPLVVVGRGQKQYLQKVRDFVLKYNLTGQVYFLHDVPASDLPALYQQAAAFVYPSVYEGFGIPVLEAIASQTPVITGNRSSLPEVGGPYSRYVDPDNPEELAHAIENTFSDSAATKESVSKSLNFAKKFQPSQLTKQLLSLYLEITKERLK